The following are encoded in a window of Haloarcula halophila genomic DNA:
- a CDS encoding creatininase family protein, whose translation MPSRESVCLEEMVWPEVESAIEDGSRTAIVAVGSIEQHGPHLPLNMDTLDGDEISRRIATELGDALAAPTIRPGCSGHHMEFPGTITVPPETLMNVIRTYCRSLDEHGFEYIVLIPTHGGNFGPVKTVAPDIARELNATVIPLADLDEHMNLLNEGLSDAGIEYDQDVIHAGAAETAMVMAIDQDLVRAEAIESGPEGDISPARLLSEGFESITENGVLGDPTQATAEAGEVIIKNVVETYVDQIKTERDAV comes from the coding sequence ATGCCTTCTCGCGAATCAGTATGTCTTGAGGAGATGGTCTGGCCAGAAGTCGAGTCCGCTATTGAAGATGGATCCCGGACGGCAATCGTAGCCGTGGGTTCGATTGAACAACACGGTCCACACCTCCCGTTGAATATGGATACACTGGACGGGGACGAGATCTCACGTCGAATTGCGACAGAACTGGGTGATGCCCTCGCAGCCCCGACGATTCGCCCTGGCTGTTCAGGCCATCACATGGAGTTCCCCGGTACGATCACCGTTCCACCGGAGACACTCATGAACGTGATCCGGACGTACTGCCGATCTCTCGATGAACATGGCTTCGAATACATCGTCCTTATTCCGACTCATGGTGGGAACTTCGGACCGGTCAAGACCGTCGCTCCCGACATCGCCCGCGAACTTAACGCAACGGTAATTCCGCTTGCTGACCTTGACGAACACATGAACTTACTGAACGAGGGGCTTAGCGATGCAGGTATCGAGTACGATCAGGACGTGATCCACGCTGGCGCTGCCGAAACCGCGATGGTGATGGCCATCGATCAGGACCTCGTCAGAGCAGAGGCCATTGAGTCCGGACCCGAAGGCGATATCTCGCCAGCTCGTCTCTTGAGTGAGGGATTCGAATCAATCACCGAGAACGGTGTCCTTGGCGATCCGACACAAGCAACCGCTGAGGCAGGAGAGGTGATTATCAAGAATGTCGTTGAGACGTACGTCGACCAGATCAAAACCGAACGTGACGCAGTGTGA
- a CDS encoding type IV pilin N-terminal domain-containing protein, with product MGGRSRGASSVIGVLLLVGVTVIVAGLLSVFALQIGDSATRSAPTAEFEVDTCTDCGSLALADDPSRSGTTNFLNITFTHGETLDAENVAVYLEGQILFDPSKTGSAAYYQPANYDGAASNDLRWSSDQIAAGEQLILEDDADASATEPVFREGQVVRVVWTQPDTGESYTLVKRTLRY from the coding sequence ATGGGTGGCAGAAGTCGTGGTGCGTCGTCGGTAATCGGGGTACTGTTACTGGTTGGTGTGACCGTCATCGTGGCAGGGCTGCTCTCCGTGTTCGCACTCCAGATCGGTGATTCAGCCACGCGGTCCGCGCCGACAGCTGAGTTCGAGGTCGATACCTGTACTGATTGTGGAAGCCTGGCGCTCGCCGACGATCCCAGTCGGAGTGGAACGACGAACTTCCTGAATATCACGTTCACCCACGGTGAGACACTCGACGCCGAGAACGTAGCTGTCTACTTGGAGGGACAAATCCTGTTCGACCCGTCGAAGACAGGGAGTGCGGCGTATTACCAGCCTGCCAATTACGATGGCGCCGCCAGCAACGATCTTCGCTGGTCGAGCGACCAAATCGCGGCCGGTGAACAACTGATTCTCGAAGACGATGCGGATGCCAGTGCTACGGAGCCAGTGTTCCGGGAGGGGCAAGTCGTCCGTGTCGTCTGGACACAACCCGATACCGGCGAGTCGTATACGCTGGTCAAGCGGACGCTCAGATACTAA
- a CDS encoding methyl-accepting chemotaxis protein encodes MPSSGKSSADRDTDVNDGMIANAQGAVSVVLTTSESVDDQLEGIQTAATTQVEEMDAVANDISKLSATIEEISSSAEEVNQTTNRAAEMANAGRSAADEATDAMETASDSTEQVQENVEALEQKVTQINEVVDMINQIAERTNMLALNASIEAARADEAGDGFAVVADEVKSLAEESQSRTEEIEATLTEIQDLTADVTEALDEAVTAVENGADRVQTTDEKLEFVSDEIQSAATGIDEVSMAVQEGAEAATRVAGVTDETADAAREISGSVDDIGDERADTTDLLNEIDDALSDAREGREARLSNADTVPTGIDEFDRMGGLPAGSRSVIAADTGDESVSTDVVDSAVATCCAAAIDAGWAASLSPTATLDRHTLDNALGARADVTLTDALAGNRLFVLDLFGSWNHDENVINVTEHGLDTANSRVDRRRDRPLFVIGNIAGELDLMGEEAVRENTYENDGDVLSDDDLVVNVIDEATVPEQLTSFYLGAADRSCRLDGTQQRQNGTRSTLGR; translated from the coding sequence ATGCCAAGCAGCGGAAAATCCTCTGCCGACCGAGACACCGATGTAAATGACGGCATGATCGCCAACGCGCAGGGCGCAGTGAGCGTCGTGCTCACAACCTCCGAATCGGTCGACGATCAGCTCGAAGGGATTCAAACCGCAGCCACCACACAGGTTGAGGAGATGGACGCCGTGGCCAACGATATCTCCAAGCTGAGTGCCACCATCGAGGAGATCTCTTCGTCTGCCGAAGAGGTCAATCAGACAACTAACCGCGCAGCCGAGATGGCCAATGCAGGCCGCTCAGCCGCCGACGAGGCAACGGACGCGATGGAAACGGCCTCCGACTCGACAGAGCAGGTACAAGAGAACGTCGAAGCCTTAGAGCAGAAAGTCACCCAGATCAACGAGGTCGTCGATATGATCAACCAGATCGCCGAGCGCACCAACATGCTCGCATTGAACGCCTCAATCGAGGCCGCCCGCGCAGACGAGGCGGGCGATGGCTTCGCGGTCGTCGCTGACGAGGTCAAATCTCTCGCCGAAGAGTCTCAGTCCCGCACTGAAGAAATCGAAGCAACACTCACTGAAATTCAGGATTTGACCGCTGACGTGACCGAGGCGCTCGACGAGGCCGTCACAGCGGTCGAAAACGGAGCCGATCGAGTGCAGACGACCGATGAGAAACTCGAATTCGTGAGCGACGAAATTCAGTCGGCCGCCACTGGGATCGACGAGGTCTCAATGGCCGTACAAGAGGGCGCCGAGGCAGCGACCCGCGTCGCCGGCGTAACCGACGAAACCGCTGACGCAGCCCGGGAAATTAGCGGTTCGGTCGACGATATTGGTGACGAACGCGCCGACACCACTGACCTCCTCAACGAAATCGACGACGCGCTATCGGATGCCCGCGAAGGGCGCGAAGCCCGACTCAGCAACGCCGACACTGTCCCAACCGGCATCGACGAGTTCGACCGAATGGGTGGTCTCCCAGCCGGTTCACGGTCGGTAATCGCGGCTGACACAGGCGACGAGTCGGTCTCCACTGATGTCGTTGACAGTGCGGTCGCCACCTGCTGTGCGGCGGCTATCGACGCTGGATGGGCCGCCTCACTGTCGCCGACGGCTACGCTTGACCGTCACACCCTTGACAATGCCCTCGGTGCGAGGGCCGACGTGACACTCACCGACGCTTTAGCAGGCAACCGACTGTTCGTGCTTGATCTGTTCGGATCGTGGAATCACGATGAGAACGTAATCAATGTCACAGAACACGGGCTTGATACGGCTAACTCACGTGTCGATAGACGGCGCGACCGCCCGCTGTTTGTCATCGGCAATATCGCCGGCGAACTGGACCTCATGGGCGAAGAGGCCGTCAGGGAAAATACCTACGAGAATGATGGTGACGTGTTGAGCGACGACGATCTCGTTGTCAACGTCATAGACGAAGCAACTGTTCCCGAGCAACTCACCTCATTCTACCTCGGGGCAGCCGACCGGAGCTGCCGGCTTGACGGCACACAGCAACGACAAAACGGTACTAGATCAACGCTTGGCCGATAG
- a CDS encoding DUF7115 domain-containing protein codes for MEIPDLVREELGDEEVQAGVSLGDEDIVCFTPSRTLVYRGEGLLSDEGVEAFPHEFERLSVSEGRRKATFSLAYVDTKREFSVPVKRSEGVLERLLESSLSAAGVLDEEETVAGVYRFSELTLVVTSAQLLKHVGSVTWDGDFEQFAFEAVTGLEFEEGSVATAIVLSVDGRPERIKAPSNKAPSLRRTLQQALFAYHDVSSLDALNEKVGEDEDSESDVSGLGLDAGIDPLVGDDEAAAEGTEASGPDESGWEPTDSADAGASGSGTDGDFAALEAQVEELAELVEQQNEQLQRQEKVIKQLIAELRQGR; via the coding sequence ATGGAGATACCAGACCTCGTCCGGGAAGAACTCGGGGACGAGGAGGTCCAGGCCGGCGTCAGCCTCGGCGACGAGGATATCGTCTGTTTCACGCCGTCCCGGACGCTCGTCTACCGAGGCGAGGGGTTGCTGAGTGACGAAGGGGTCGAGGCGTTCCCCCACGAGTTCGAGCGTCTCTCCGTCTCGGAAGGACGGCGGAAGGCGACGTTCTCGCTCGCCTACGTCGACACCAAACGTGAGTTCTCGGTCCCGGTCAAACGCAGCGAGGGGGTCCTCGAACGGTTGCTGGAGAGTTCACTCAGTGCAGCGGGCGTCCTCGACGAGGAAGAGACGGTCGCTGGCGTCTATCGGTTCAGCGAACTCACGCTCGTGGTCACGTCCGCACAACTGCTCAAACACGTCGGCAGCGTCACCTGGGACGGCGACTTCGAGCAGTTCGCCTTCGAAGCGGTGACGGGTCTGGAGTTCGAGGAGGGGAGCGTCGCCACGGCGATCGTCCTCTCGGTCGACGGCCGCCCCGAGCGGATCAAAGCCCCGTCGAACAAGGCGCCGTCGTTGCGCCGGACGCTCCAGCAAGCGCTGTTTGCGTACCACGACGTATCGTCGCTCGATGCGCTCAACGAGAAGGTGGGCGAGGACGAGGACTCAGAGTCGGACGTGTCGGGACTGGGACTCGACGCTGGGATCGATCCGCTGGTCGGCGACGACGAAGCCGCGGCCGAGGGGACGGAGGCGAGTGGACCCGACGAGAGCGGTTGGGAGCCGACCGACTCGGCCGACGCGGGCGCCTCCGGGTCCGGGACCGACGGCGATTTCGCCGCGCTGGAAGCACAGGTCGAGGAACTGGCCGAGCTGGTCGAGCAACAGAACGAACAGCTCCAGCGCCAGGAGAAGGTCATCAAACAACTCATCGCGGAACTCCGGCAGGGCCGCTAG
- a CDS encoding DUF5830 family protein, which translates to MPADDQDPVELGVELLAHLEHAELSVADAIDRIETVTTNPQLQREILDTAVMRGVVDREDGLVRPRSQGTYVNFEADVIVREGSFSCARCGASISTGHFVQLDGGELGPFGSTCIRKVLGREN; encoded by the coding sequence GTGCCAGCCGACGACCAGGACCCCGTCGAACTCGGGGTCGAACTGCTCGCTCACCTCGAACACGCCGAGCTATCGGTCGCGGACGCGATCGACCGCATCGAGACGGTGACGACGAACCCACAGCTCCAGCGGGAGATCCTCGATACCGCGGTCATGCGTGGCGTCGTCGATCGCGAGGACGGGCTCGTCCGCCCGCGTTCACAGGGCACGTACGTGAACTTCGAGGCCGACGTGATCGTCCGCGAGGGGTCGTTCTCGTGTGCGCGCTGTGGTGCGTCTATCAGTACCGGGCACTTCGTCCAGCTCGACGGCGGCGAACTCGGCCCGTTCGGCTCGACGTGTATCAGGAAAGTCCTCGGGCGTGAGAACTGA
- a CDS encoding PAS domain S-box protein — MSSGPGEIRVLHVDDEQNLGEVVAMHLERIHEEITVTHVRSAREGLDRLGEAAFDCVVSDHDMPNMDGLEFLRCVRADYPDLPFILFTGKGNEEIASDAISAGVTEYLQKDVGTDQYTVLANRIERAVSERRAKTALEESERMLSTLISNLPGMVYRARNEPDWPMEFVSDGVSDLVGYEAEVIESGEVPWSSLIDDTELDRLWNRVQTCIDAGEPFEVSYRVTTAEGRTRWLWERGRVVRETDDGVEILEGFITDITARKEREQELEREQEFTEDLIDAIDDAFYLISTDGCLLRWNDTLATVTGYSDEELAGMDGAELLPEAYHEKLDAALDPHTDIGDGAFQAPLLTTDGREIPYEFRGSVIKDRDGDVIGIAGIGRDITERRERERKLEQYETLVENVGDPMFILDEDGRIQMANRAVAEHLNADRDDVIGMPARAYIEDDDYQKGLELTRELLRAGGTEWRTYEMQVTTADGETRVMENNIAVLTDDEAFIGTVGVVRDITERKERQHKLKQYKTLVENVGDAMYVLDENGTVQMINEALADHLGYDRSAIVGEHPSEFMPDADVQRGAEIIQTLCDDDDRIWETFEMETIDASGRRTINEDKIAPLVEDGSFVGTVGVIRDITDRKKREQELKRYETIVQAVGDPVYTLDDEGVFTFVNDAIEPLTGYEPAELVGNHISTIMTEDDVQRGQERIRELLAEPERDHVTLEMDIVTRWGEHVPCENNIVLLPSEDGSFIGTAGVIRNVADRVQRERQLSEFASVVSHDLRNPLNVVQGRLSLAVETGDISHLNDAIDSADRMEQLIDELLTLAREGEMVGETNPVDVGLIAEQAWENVDAPVASPSVVDSPAIEADAARLRELMENLFRNAVEHGSTGNRTASGDAVDHDPTNNRTKSGDPVEHSADHVTVTVGPLEGADGFYVADDGSGVPESERERVFERGHTTSPDGTGFGLAIVEDIAQAHGWTIELTESQAGGARFEFRTTPDDR, encoded by the coding sequence ATGAGTAGCGGACCCGGCGAGATCCGCGTGCTGCACGTCGACGACGAACAGAACCTCGGCGAAGTCGTCGCGATGCATCTCGAACGGATCCACGAGGAGATCACCGTCACCCACGTCAGGTCGGCACGCGAGGGCCTCGACCGACTCGGCGAAGCGGCGTTCGATTGTGTCGTCAGCGACCACGATATGCCGAACATGGACGGACTGGAGTTTCTGCGGTGTGTGCGAGCGGACTACCCGGACCTCCCCTTCATCCTCTTTACCGGCAAGGGGAACGAAGAGATCGCGAGCGACGCGATCTCGGCCGGTGTCACCGAGTACCTCCAGAAAGACGTCGGAACCGACCAGTATACGGTGCTAGCGAACCGCATCGAGCGAGCGGTCAGCGAGCGGCGAGCGAAGACCGCACTCGAAGAGTCAGAGCGGATGCTCTCGACGCTTATCTCGAACCTCCCGGGGATGGTCTACCGGGCCCGTAACGAGCCCGACTGGCCGATGGAGTTCGTCAGTGACGGTGTGAGTGATCTCGTCGGCTACGAGGCCGAAGTGATCGAGAGCGGGGAGGTGCCGTGGAGTTCCCTCATCGACGACACCGAGCTCGACCGCCTCTGGAACCGTGTTCAGACCTGTATCGACGCCGGAGAACCGTTCGAGGTGAGCTACCGCGTCACGACGGCCGAGGGGCGGACACGGTGGCTGTGGGAGCGCGGACGGGTCGTCAGAGAGACGGACGACGGCGTCGAGATCCTCGAAGGGTTCATCACCGACATCACCGCTCGAAAGGAACGGGAACAGGAACTAGAGCGCGAACAGGAGTTCACCGAGGATCTCATCGACGCCATCGACGACGCCTTCTATCTCATCAGTACCGACGGGTGTCTCCTCCGCTGGAACGACACGCTCGCCACGGTGACTGGCTACAGCGACGAGGAACTGGCGGGGATGGACGGCGCGGAGTTACTTCCCGAAGCCTACCACGAGAAACTGGACGCGGCACTCGATCCACACACCGACATCGGCGACGGGGCGTTTCAGGCCCCCTTGTTGACCACGGACGGCCGTGAGATCCCGTACGAGTTCCGGGGCTCAGTCATCAAAGACAGGGACGGCGATGTCATCGGAATCGCCGGCATCGGCCGGGATATCACCGAACGTCGCGAGCGCGAACGGAAGCTCGAACAGTACGAGACGCTCGTCGAGAACGTCGGCGATCCGATGTTCATCCTCGACGAGGACGGGCGAATCCAGATGGCCAACCGAGCGGTGGCCGAGCATCTGAACGCGGATCGTGACGATGTCATCGGCATGCCGGCACGGGCGTACATCGAGGACGACGACTACCAGAAGGGGCTCGAGTTGACGAGAGAACTACTCAGAGCGGGGGGAACGGAGTGGCGGACCTACGAGATGCAGGTCACGACCGCCGACGGGGAGACGCGAGTGATGGAGAACAACATCGCGGTCCTGACTGACGACGAAGCGTTCATCGGGACTGTCGGTGTCGTCCGGGACATCACCGAGCGAAAGGAACGCCAGCACAAGCTCAAACAGTACAAGACGCTCGTCGAGAACGTCGGCGACGCGATGTACGTCCTCGACGAAAACGGGACGGTCCAGATGATAAACGAGGCGCTGGCGGACCACCTGGGATACGACCGTTCGGCGATCGTCGGCGAACACCCGAGCGAGTTCATGCCCGACGCGGATGTCCAGCGTGGAGCCGAGATCATCCAAACGCTGTGTGACGACGACGACCGGATCTGGGAGACCTTCGAGATGGAGACGATCGACGCCTCGGGCCGGCGGACGATCAACGAGGACAAGATCGCACCACTGGTCGAGGACGGCTCGTTCGTTGGGACGGTCGGCGTGATCCGGGACATCACCGACCGAAAGAAACGCGAGCAGGAGTTAAAGCGATACGAGACGATCGTCCAGGCTGTCGGCGACCCCGTCTACACGCTCGACGACGAGGGGGTATTCACGTTCGTCAACGATGCCATCGAACCGTTGACCGGATACGAACCCGCCGAGCTGGTTGGCAATCATATCAGTACGATCATGACCGAGGACGACGTCCAGCGTGGCCAGGAACGAATCCGGGAGCTGCTGGCGGAGCCGGAACGAGACCACGTCACCTTGGAGATGGACATCGTGACTCGCTGGGGCGAACACGTCCCCTGTGAGAACAACATCGTGCTGCTGCCTTCCGAAGACGGGAGTTTCATCGGAACCGCGGGCGTCATCCGAAACGTCGCTGACCGTGTCCAGCGGGAACGACAGCTCTCGGAGTTCGCGAGCGTCGTCAGTCACGACCTCCGAAACCCGCTCAACGTCGTGCAGGGACGGCTCTCACTGGCGGTCGAGACGGGTGACATCTCCCATCTGAACGACGCCATCGACTCCGCGGACCGGATGGAACAGCTCATCGACGAACTGCTCACGCTGGCCCGAGAGGGAGAGATGGTTGGCGAGACCAACCCCGTCGATGTCGGTCTCATCGCCGAACAGGCCTGGGAGAACGTCGACGCTCCGGTTGCGTCCCCGTCGGTAGTCGACTCACCCGCGATCGAGGCCGATGCCGCTCGGCTACGGGAACTCATGGAGAACCTGTTTCGCAACGCCGTGGAGCATGGCTCCACGGGCAACCGGACGGCGTCCGGTGACGCGGTGGACCACGACCCCACGAACAACCGGACGAAGTCCGGTGACCCCGTCGAACACAGCGCCGACCACGTGACGGTTACCGTCGGGCCTCTAGAGGGAGCCGACGGGTTCTACGTCGCCGACGACGGCTCCGGCGTCCCCGAGTCCGAACGGGAGCGGGTGTTCGAGCGAGGGCACACGACCAGCCCCGACGGCACCGGCTTCGGGCTCGCGATCGTCGAAGACATCGCACAGGCCCACGGCTGGACGATCGAACTCACCGAGAGTCAGGCTGGTGGCGCACGGTTCGAGTTCAGGACGACTCCGGACGACCGTTGA
- a CDS encoding HVO_2523 family zinc finger protein → MNEEAGGRPCPRCSRQLYHRHCKYVCPDHGVVYDCADTFYYD, encoded by the coding sequence ATGAACGAGGAGGCCGGCGGACGGCCCTGTCCGCGATGTAGCCGGCAGTTGTACCATCGCCACTGCAAGTACGTCTGTCCGGATCACGGTGTCGTCTATGACTGTGCCGATACGTTCTACTACGATTGA
- a CDS encoding sulfite oxidase, which produces MTDDLLDTRWGRVLVSGAAGVTGVAGSYALTGVSPAFLASPVERALARTMPGAILSFAITTLGSLGQQLNFLLAVVLTVLFVALAARAALIFGDAANNRAVPALGTAIVVWVGAVILTDEVVLSAGAALPAAGVVVLAQALDAAGSVTDPISAKRRRALGTVGVALGASAVGVTVGRGRSPTVTADDAPPLQAPGADRQDAQEKLDRAETNGLDVAGLEPLVSDQFFEVDINSIDPSVDAADWSLSVTGAVEEELSLDYEQLRTMEARNQFSTLRCVGESLNGKKMDNALWTGVPVEQFLEEAGVQSGCECVMVRATDDYFEEFPIDALRDGLLVYGMNGKLLPRSHGYPVRLLVPGHWGEINVKWVTEIEVLEQEAQGYWEKRGWHGTGPVKAVAKLHHTELLDNGQRVVGGHAYAGTRGVSAVEVSTDGGDTWTTATLSEPLADDDVWRQWSYTYEPPSGGHTVVVRMIDQDGTVQPREETGTYPSGPSGWVSRQFA; this is translated from the coding sequence ATGACCGACGACCTACTCGATACTCGCTGGGGGCGAGTACTCGTCAGCGGAGCTGCAGGCGTCACAGGTGTCGCCGGCTCGTACGCGCTGACGGGTGTTTCACCGGCGTTTCTCGCGTCGCCGGTCGAGCGCGCCCTCGCCCGAACGATGCCGGGGGCGATCCTCTCGTTTGCGATCACGACGCTGGGGAGCCTCGGTCAACAGCTCAACTTCCTGCTCGCAGTCGTGCTGACCGTGCTGTTCGTTGCCCTGGCGGCCCGGGCGGCGCTGATATTCGGCGACGCGGCGAACAACCGAGCCGTCCCCGCGCTCGGAACGGCGATCGTCGTCTGGGTCGGTGCCGTGATCCTGACCGACGAGGTCGTCCTGTCGGCGGGCGCGGCGCTCCCGGCCGCCGGCGTCGTCGTCCTCGCGCAGGCGCTCGACGCTGCCGGCAGTGTGACAGATCCCATCTCGGCGAAGCGACGGCGAGCACTGGGGACCGTCGGGGTGGCGCTGGGTGCCTCTGCCGTCGGGGTCACGGTCGGGCGCGGCCGGTCGCCGACCGTCACTGCCGACGACGCCCCCCCGCTCCAGGCTCCCGGGGCTGACCGTCAGGACGCCCAGGAGAAACTCGACAGGGCCGAGACGAACGGGCTGGACGTCGCCGGGCTGGAACCACTGGTCAGCGACCAGTTCTTCGAGGTCGACATCAACTCGATCGATCCCTCGGTCGACGCCGCCGACTGGTCACTGTCGGTCACCGGCGCCGTCGAGGAGGAACTCTCCCTCGACTACGAACAGCTCCGGACGATGGAGGCCCGCAACCAGTTCTCGACGCTGCGCTGTGTCGGTGAGTCGCTCAACGGCAAGAAGATGGACAACGCACTGTGGACGGGGGTCCCGGTCGAGCAGTTCCTCGAGGAAGCCGGCGTCCAGAGCGGCTGTGAGTGTGTAATGGTCCGAGCGACCGACGATTACTTCGAGGAGTTCCCGATCGACGCGCTCCGGGACGGACTGCTCGTCTACGGGATGAACGGGAAACTCCTTCCCCGGAGCCACGGCTATCCCGTCCGGCTACTCGTCCCGGGCCACTGGGGGGAGATCAACGTCAAGTGGGTCACCGAGATCGAGGTGCTCGAACAGGAAGCGCAGGGCTACTGGGAGAAACGCGGCTGGCACGGCACCGGCCCGGTCAAAGCTGTCGCCAAACTGCATCACACCGAACTGCTCGACAACGGTCAGCGGGTGGTAGGCGGACACGCCTACGCCGGGACCCGCGGAGTCTCGGCGGTCGAAGTCTCGACCGACGGCGGCGACACGTGGACGACGGCGACGTTGTCCGAGCCGCTAGCCGACGACGACGTCTGGCGACAGTGGTCCTACACCTACGAACCGCCTTCCGGCGGCCACACCGTCGTCGTCCGGATGATCGATCAGGACGGCACGGTCCAGCCACGCGAGGAGACCGGAACGTACCCAAGCGGCCCGAGCGGCTGGGTCTCCCGACAGTTCGCCTGA